TGCTCCGTGACGACCAGGAATTACGCCTCACTCCTGATCTGATCGACCGGCTGTCGCCTCCGCCGCCTGCGTCGACCGCCCCGCCCGTCTCCCCGCCGTGCTCCATGGAGCTGTGCTTCCAACTGCTGGCGGACAGCGTGACCGCTCTGGACGAGGGGGACTTCCGGCTCGTCGGCTCCCCGCTCAACGGCTCCCGGCTCGCCGGGGCGATGGCGGGTCGCTTCACCGAACTCTTGGGCGGCACCGCGGAGTTGTCCCGCCTCATGGCGTTCAGCGCCGACGAGGACACCCTGCTCGCGCAGGTCGCCTTCTCACCGCACACCACACGCACCCTGAACCTGATCCAGGTGCCACCGTTGCTGCCGTACACCATTCCGGTCGGCGTGTACGCGGACCGGGGCGAGCCCGGTTGCCTCGACTGGCGCGAACTGGTCGTCAGCGCCGACGTACACGGAATGCGTCTCAGCTGCCCGCGCACCGGGCAGCGCGTCGTTCCCGTTGTCCCGCACATGCTGGTCCTGGACAACGAGGCCCCCGAGGTGGTCCGCCTGATGGTGGACATCGTCTTCGGCCGCTCCAGGAACTGGACCGGCTGGGGCTGGTGGGGCCTTGAGGACCTGCCCTTCCGGCCCCAGGTGAGCTTCGGCAAGGTCATCGTCTCTCCCCGACGCTGGACACCGGACCAGCGGCTGCGCGAGGCAGCACAGGAACAGGCGCAAGACCCGGCCGGATGGGCTCTCGCCATCGGCCAGTGGCGAGAGCGCTACCGCGTGCCGGACCGGTTGCAAGTCCTGCGCTGGGACCAGTCGTACGGTGTCGACCTGACCGACCCCTGGCACCAGTCGCTGCTGCGTCAGGACATACGCAGAACGGGCAACCTCGCGCTCTTCGACGACCTGACGGCGGACGGGCAAGGACTCGGCTGGGCTCAGGGCCGCAGCGCCGAAGTCGTGATTCCCCTGTCCGGACGGGGTGCTCCCGACCCCGATCCCGATCCCGAGCTCGCTCCCGATCCCGTCTCCGCGACGCCCTCCTCGCACATCCGGGTGCCGGCGACGAGCAGCTACCACCTCCCCGGCGAGGACTGGCTGTTCGCGAAGATGTACGCCGTTCCGGGCACCCATGATGAGCTGATACGCACCCACCTCCCCACCGTGCTGGGCGACCTCGAACAGCACATCGACCGCTGGTTCTTCATCCGCTACCGGGACCCCGACCCTCATCTGCGGATCCGCTTCCACGGTGACCCCGAAACCCTGCGGGCACACGCACTGCCCACGCTCGCACGCCATCTCAGGCGATTGCGCGACACCGGAGCGATCCGGACCGCCGTGCTGGACACCTACGAGCCCGAGACCGACCGGTACGGCGGGCCCGAGGCGGTTACGTCCGCCGAGCAGCTGTTCTGCGTGGACAGCCGGTCCGTCGTCGCACAGTTGGCCATGCGCGCACGCGGAGTCCTCGATCTGCCGGACGAAGTGCTGGCTGCCGTCAACCAGGCGCTGCTGTTGGAGTCACTGGGCGACTGGAACTGGTGTGCCTGGGTCGACGACACCTTTCCCAAGGGGCCGGAGCACGCCGACTACCAGCAGCATCGCGCACTGGTCAGGGATCTGGTCAGGCCGGGGCGAGGGCGGACCGCGGCGCGGTTCGCCGAGGCGTACGGTGCGCCGGCCCTGGCCGCTTTGTGGACCGAGGCTCCCGAACCTCGTACGTACGGACGGATCGTGCTGTCCGACAAGGGCCGGCCCCCTTCCGGCAGCGCGCAGGAGAACGCGGTCCTCGCGCTGTTGCACATGCAGTACAACCGGCTCCTGGGTATCGACAGGGCCGGTGAGCTCAGCGGATACGCCGTCCTCAGAGGCGTCGCACGCGATCACCTCGCGCGGCTCGCACATGAGTCAGTCCCGACGAGCGCCACCGGGACGACCGAGGGCTCGGGCTCAAGGCCGAGAGGAAGACGATGACCTCCACCGGCAGCTCCCGCGTCCGCGCGGCGGCACGCGCCGCCGCCGCCCAGGTGCTCGACACGCTCGCCGATCCCGCATCCACGGCAGGCGGCCCTCAGTGGGCCGACCTCTCCCTCTCCAACGGATTCCCCGGCGTCTCCCTCGCCTTCAGCGGCTCGACGCCCCGGCGCCCCGACCACGTCGCCCGTGCCCATGGTCACCTCACGCGGGCCATCACGTCCCTCGCCGGGGGAGAGCACCCGCCGGCCGGCGGGTATTCCGGACCCGGCGCGGTGGCGTTCGCGGTCCTCATCGCCCACCGGGCCACCGGCGGCTACCACTCGGCCCTGACTCAACTCGACGAGCACCAGCGCAGTTTGGTGCGAAGCGCGCTCCCCGCACTCACCGACGCTCCACTGGCCACCAACGGTGTGTTCGAGGTGGTGCGCGGCATGGCAGGCATCGGACGGTACCTGCTCGCCCGCCGCGACAGCTCCGCCGCCGAACTCGACATGGTGCTCCGCTATCTGGTCGCCCTGACGCAGGGGGACTTGCTCCACCAGGGGCATCGGGTGCCGCGCTGGTGGACGCCGGCCCCGCCCACCCCCGGACAGCGGGACGAGCTGCCGGACGGGCATCTCAACCTGGGACTCTCCCACGGCGTCAGCGGGCCGCTCGCCCTGCTCGCGTTGGCATGGCGGGACGGTGTGCGCGTCGAGGGGCAGCGCGAGGCGTTGGAGAGCCTGGTCGGCCTGCTGCGGCGGTGGGCCACGGAAGACCGGGACGGTATCCGGTGGCCGGGATACCTCACCCTTGAGCACTGGGCGGCGGGGCCGGGACGGAAGGTACCGCGGCAGCGCCCGTCGTGGTGCTACGGCGCTCCGGGTATGACCCGTGCCGTGCAGCTGGCGGCGCTCGCGCTTGACCGGTCCGACTGGCACGACCTGGCCCACCGGTCCCTCCTCCCGCTTCTCGCCCTCCCGTTGGACAGCTGGGGCATCGACGCTCCAGGGCTGTGCCATGGCTGGAGCGGGGTGCTCCATCTCATGGGGCTCATCGGCGAACACCTTCACGACGAGCGCCTGGCACGGGTCAGGGACGAGCTGGCG
This sequence is a window from Streptomyces sp. NBC_01775. Protein-coding genes within it:
- a CDS encoding lanthionine synthetase C family protein; translation: MTSTGSSRVRAAARAAAAQVLDTLADPASTAGGPQWADLSLSNGFPGVSLAFSGSTPRRPDHVARAHGHLTRAITSLAGGEHPPAGGYSGPGAVAFAVLIAHRATGGYHSALTQLDEHQRSLVRSALPALTDAPLATNGVFEVVRGMAGIGRYLLARRDSSAAELDMVLRYLVALTQGDLLHQGHRVPRWWTPAPPTPGQRDELPDGHLNLGLSHGVSGPLALLALAWRDGVRVEGQREALESLVGLLRRWATEDRDGIRWPGYLTLEHWAAGPGRKVPRQRPSWCYGAPGMTRAVQLAALALDRSDWHDLAHRSLLPLLALPLDSWGIDAPGLCHGWSGVLHLMGLIGEHLHDERLARVRDELAVRLLADLPNRADEPGFLEGAAGIALALDAYAEGRALSGWDMPLLVS
- a CDS encoding lantibiotic dehydratase, yielding MASAPRTGPEPDDGLGAPSDSTSAIQRVFSDPLLREAIQVASGSLADSLDRIDSGGVLGAKRHTSAALSATRYALRMSSRPTPFGLFAGVTTARLGSTAYAEITGPGHKAARLDAGWLHERVQSWLEDPGVRGRVSVVTSDLCYRRGDRLVLSDTRPEVSVRHNALVALVCEDAARPTPYEDVLRQAAAAFPGFPGERIDAVLARLVRLGFLLTSITPHHIDAPLLDRVESAVEGQEGLPGAAGTLREVRSALAAYEKTEPGAGGESWHRLRQLTDPAGAARRPQIQVDLRVDADVTLPHAVAEEARRYASAMWAISPEWATHAHMRAYRSRFKERYGTSGTVPLAELIDPHRGLGFPAEYRDRSGQGAGAVPPAAAPGNGHDEGPFRERRALAAQLVQEALLRDDQELRLTPDLIDRLSPPPPASTAPPVSPPCSMELCFQLLADSVTALDEGDFRLVGSPLNGSRLAGAMAGRFTELLGGTAELSRLMAFSADEDTLLAQVAFSPHTTRTLNLIQVPPLLPYTIPVGVYADRGEPGCLDWRELVVSADVHGMRLSCPRTGQRVVPVVPHMLVLDNEAPEVVRLMVDIVFGRSRNWTGWGWWGLEDLPFRPQVSFGKVIVSPRRWTPDQRLREAAQEQAQDPAGWALAIGQWRERYRVPDRLQVLRWDQSYGVDLTDPWHQSLLRQDIRRTGNLALFDDLTADGQGLGWAQGRSAEVVIPLSGRGAPDPDPDPELAPDPVSATPSSHIRVPATSSYHLPGEDWLFAKMYAVPGTHDELIRTHLPTVLGDLEQHIDRWFFIRYRDPDPHLRIRFHGDPETLRAHALPTLARHLRRLRDTGAIRTAVLDTYEPETDRYGGPEAVTSAEQLFCVDSRSVVAQLAMRARGVLDLPDEVLAAVNQALLLESLGDWNWCAWVDDTFPKGPEHADYQQHRALVRDLVRPGRGRTAARFAEAYGAPALAALWTEAPEPRTYGRIVLSDKGRPPSGSAQENAVLALLHMQYNRLLGIDRAGELSGYAVLRGVARDHLARLAHESVPTSATGTTEGSGSRPRGRR